The Thermodesulfovibrionia bacterium genome contains a region encoding:
- a CDS encoding zf-TFIIB domain-containing protein, with translation MKPSEREAEFIARMEFDRKRKVDEEKHKKLKTEEKKKLKDLHQMRCPKCGMELIEIDYKKLKVDKCSECDGIWLDAGELDAISKLEKAGLDKLFGVFKK, from the coding sequence ATGAAACCGAGTGAAAGAGAAGCAGAATTTATCGCAAGGATGGAGTTTGATAGAAAGAGGAAGGTCGATGAAGAGAAGCACAAAAAACTTAAAACAGAAGAGAAGAAGAAACTGAAAGACCTTCATCAAATGAGATGTCCTAAATGCGGAATGGAATTGATAGAGATAGACTACAAAAAACTTAAGGTGGATAAGTGCTCTGAATGTGACGGCATATGGCTCGATGCCGGTGAGCTTGATGCTATATCAAAGCTTGAGAAGGCAGGGCTTGATAAGCTGTTTGGTGTTTTTAAGAAATAA
- a CDS encoding sodium:calcium antiporter, translating to MTLWLSFIVCTSVIVYSGTRLAKYGDVIAEKTGLGRAWIGLVLMASVTSLPELVTGITSVTFAGVPDIAAGDVLGSCVFNMLILALLDAAHRPQPLSAKAHHGHILSAGFGILLLGVVAISLFLGDRIPAFGWIGLYTPLIMGVYLIAMRLVYFYEQRQISAFIKEVAVELQYEKISAKTAVVHYSIHAIVVVIAAIFLPKIGEAIAETTGLGQTFVGNIFIAVSTSLPEVVVSIAAVKMGAINLAVGNLFGSNIFNILILGIDDLFFLKGPMLSFVNQNHAIPALSAIAMTAIAIIGLTYRAESKKLFLAWDSVGMILIFMINLMLLYMMK from the coding sequence ATGACGCTTTGGCTTAGTTTCATCGTATGCACATCTGTAATTGTCTATTCAGGGACAAGGCTTGCCAAGTACGGAGACGTTATCGCTGAGAAGACAGGGCTTGGCAGGGCATGGATCGGCCTGGTGCTCATGGCGTCAGTAACGTCCCTTCCTGAACTTGTTACAGGTATAACCTCTGTCACATTTGCAGGGGTTCCTGATATCGCAGCGGGTGACGTCCTGGGAAGCTGTGTCTTTAATATGCTCATCCTTGCGCTTCTTGATGCTGCGCACCGGCCGCAGCCATTGTCTGCAAAGGCACACCACGGACACATTCTCTCTGCTGGTTTTGGAATACTTCTTTTGGGAGTAGTCGCCATAAGCCTGTTTTTGGGAGACCGTATTCCTGCATTTGGCTGGATCGGACTTTATACCCCTCTAATTATGGGTGTCTATTTAATCGCCATGAGGCTGGTCTATTTTTATGAACAAAGGCAGATCTCCGCATTCATAAAAGAAGTAGCTGTTGAATTGCAATACGAAAAAATATCGGCAAAGACTGCTGTCGTACATTACAGCATCCATGCGATTGTTGTTGTCATAGCAGCCATCTTCCTGCCCAAAATAGGCGAAGCTATTGCAGAGACAACAGGTTTGGGCCAGACATTTGTGGGCAATATCTTTATAGCTGTATCCACATCCCTTCCTGAGGTGGTGGTCTCTATAGCTGCCGTGAAGATGGGGGCGATAAACCTTGCAGTCGGAAACTTGTTCGGATCCAATATATTCAACATATTAATCCTTGGCATTGACGATCTCTTTTTCTTGAAAGGCCCTATGTTATCATTTGTAAATCAGAACCATGCGATCCCGGCATTATCCGCCATTGCCATGACAGCCATTGCAATTATCGGTTTGACCTATCGTGCTGAGAGTAAAAAATTGTTTCTGGCATGGGATTCTGTCGGGATGATTTTAATATTTATGATTAACCTAATGCTGTTATATATGATGAAATAG